The Paenibacillus dendritiformis region ATCGTAAAGAAGGCGATAAAGGAGAAAAATCCCCGATATTGGAAGTTCTTGCGCGAAATCGCGTAAGCGTATAGACAAATTACCGCCAAGCTGATAAGCGTCCCCACAACCGTAATCAGGATGGTGACTCCATAGGAGCGAAGAAGCTGATCGCCGGCCTTGAAAATGTATTCATAAGCGGAAAAGCTCCATTTCTCCGGGAATATGGAATACCCGTTCCGTGCGAGCGCCTCCTCATTCGTCAATGAAATAACAATGACGAACAAGAACGGGTAGACGCACAGGAAAGCAAACACACCGGCAATGAGGTTGAATATCAGGTTAGTGCCTCTCGATAAATTGTGGAAATCTCGTGTTTTTTTTCTCAATGTCGTCCCCCCCTTAGAACAGCGCGTTGTCCTTGTCCACTTTACGCACAATCCAGTTCGATGTCATAACGAGAATGAATCCGACCAGCGACTGATACAAGCCTGCGGCCGTACTCATCGAGATTTCCCCTGTTGCCTTCAGCCCCCGGTACACGTACGTATCGATGACGTTCGTTACGCTGTACAACGGACCGGAGTCGCGTGGAATCTGATAGAACAAACCGAAATCCGCATAAAAGATTCTGCCGATGGCCAGCAATGTCAGAATGGTCATCAAAGGCGTAATCGCAGGTATCGTAATATGGCGAATCTGCTGCCACTTGTTAGCGCCGTCAATCATTGCTGCCTCATAATAAGTCTTGTCAATCCCGACAATGGCGGCCAAATAAACGACGCTGGAATACCCGATTCCTTTCCACAGATTGAGGAAGACGAGAATATAAGGCCAATACGTGGTGTCGGAATACCAGGAGACCGGATCCTTTCCTAACCAAGTCAGGAATTGGTTCAGTACCCCTTTGTCGACGCTCAGGAAGCTGAACGTGAAATAACCGACGATGACCCACGACAAGAAGTGAGGAAGGAACATCCCGGTCTGATATATCTTCGCCAGCCGCTTGTTCACAATCTCGCTCAAAATGATAGCCATCGCCACGGCCCCGACCAGACCAAGCACGATAAACACCATGTTGTACAAAATTGTGTTGCGCGTAATGACATATGCGTCATTGGTACCGAAAAGATATTCGAAATTTTTAAAGCCTACCCATTCACTTTGCTGCAAGCTGGCAAGGAAGCCGTCTCTGCTAAAACGATAATCCTTGAAAGCGATAACAGTCCCGAACATCGGCAGGTAGGAGAAGAACAAAAACCACAAGGCTCCCGGAAGAACCATGATGAGAAAAATCCAGTTGCGGTTTAAGCTCCGAAAAACGTTCTTGATGGATTGCATCAGATTCATCCCCCGTTGCTATGTTGTAACTA contains the following coding sequences:
- a CDS encoding ABC transporter permease, which translates into the protein MQSIKNVFRSLNRNWIFLIMVLPGALWFLFFSYLPMFGTVIAFKDYRFSRDGFLASLQQSEWVGFKNFEYLFGTNDAYVITRNTILYNMVFIVLGLVGAVAMAIILSEIVNKRLAKIYQTGMFLPHFLSWVIVGYFTFSFLSVDKGVLNQFLTWLGKDPVSWYSDTTYWPYILVFLNLWKGIGYSSVVYLAAIVGIDKTYYEAAMIDGANKWQQIRHITIPAITPLMTILTLLAIGRIFYADFGLFYQIPRDSGPLYSVTNVIDTYVYRGLKATGEISMSTAAGLYQSLVGFILVMTSNWIVRKVDKDNALF